The DNA window ATCTGGACGAATGGCCGCAGCCGGGCGCGCCGAAGAACGAGACGCGGCTGGTCAGCAACATGGTGCTGATGGGCATGGGCGAGCCGCTGTACAATTTCGAGGGGGTGCGCAACGCCATGAAGGTGGTGATGGACGGCGAGGGGCTGAGCCTGTCGCGCCGCCGCATCACCCTATCCACCAGCGGCGTCGTCCCCGAAATCTCGCGCACGGCCGAGGAAATCGGCTGCCTGCTGGCGGTCAGTTTTCACGCCACCACCGACGAGGTGCGCGACCGGCTGGTGCCGATCAACAAACGCTGGAACATCGCGACCTTGTTGGACGCGCTGCGCGATTATCCGCGGCTGTCCAACAGCGAACGCATCACCTTCGAATACGTGATGCTGGACGGTGTGAACGACAGCGACGACGACGCGCGCCGGCTGGTCAAGCTGATCGCGGGAATCCCGGCCAAGATCAACCTCATCCCGTTCAACGAATGGCCCGGTGCGCCCTATAAACGGTCGTCGTGGCAGCGGATCGAGGCGTTCGCGGACATCGTCTACAAGGCCGGCTATGCCAGCCCGATCCGCACCCCGCGCGGAGAGGATATCATGGCCGCCTGCGGGCAGTTGAAGTCGGCGACCGAACGGGGCCGCAAGTCGAAGGCGCAGATCGCGGCCGAAGCCGCGGGCTGACACCGGCCCCGGCCAGATTTTCGCACCCGCGTTCCCGCAGGGCGGCGCATCGTCAGCAGGGTTCTTTCCAGGCGTCTATGATGGCCACCGCCTCTTCCGCCGTCTCGACATAGTGGAACAGGTCCAGATCCGCCGCGCTGATCGTGCCGGCATCGGCCAGCGCGTCCCAGTTCAGGATCCGGTTCCAGAATTCGGCCCCGAACAGCAGGATCGGGATCGGCTTCATCCGCTTGGTCTGGACCAGGGTCAGCGTCTCGAACAACTCGTCCAGCGTGCCGAAGCCGCCCGGAAAGACCGTGATCGCGCGCGCGCGCATCAGGAAATGCATCTTGCGGATCGCGAAATAATGAAAGTTGAAGCACAGATCGGGCGTCACATAGGCATTCGGCGCCTGTTCGTGCGGCAGCACGATGCCCAGCCCGATCGACGCGCCCCCGGCCTCGTCCGCGCCCATGTTGCCTGCCTCCATCACGCCCGGCCCGCCGCCGGTGCAGATCACGAAGTCGCGGCCATAGGTTTCCAGGCTGCGGCGCGTCATCTCGCGCGCGAAAAGTCGCGCCTGTTCGTAATATTTCGACAGCTCCGCCAGCGTCTGGGTGCGCGCCAGATCGGTGTTCTGGGGAGCGGGGATGCGCGCGCCGCCGAACATGACCACGGTCGATTCGATCCCGCGCTCGTCCATCACCATCTGCGGCTTCAGCAGTTCCAGTTGCAGCCGCAGCGGCCGCAATTCCTCGCGCAGCAGGAAATCGCGGTCGGTAAAGGCCAGCCGATAGGCGGGCGACCGGGTCTGCGCCGTTTCCGGGGTCAGGCCGGCGCGGGCCACCGCCTCGTCGCTGTGCGGAAACGGATGGGCTCGGTCGTCTTTGTCGTTCATCGGAAGCCTCGGGCGTTTTTCGCGGATCGCGCGGATTGCACGGCCCTTTTGCCACGCTTATAGCCCTGTGGTGACAGTTTCCACCCGGACGAGACAGATCGAGGAGAGGCCGCGATGACCACCAGCCTGGAACATGCCATCGAAACCGCGTGGGACAACCGCGCCGATATCAGCAGCGCGACGCAGGGCGAGGTGCGCGAAGCCGTGGACGAGGCGCTGAACCGGCTGGATTCGGGGCAGCTGCGCGTGGCCGAAAGGCGCGACGGCGACTGGCATGTGAACCAGTGGGCGAAAAAGGCCGTGCTGCTGTCGTTCCGCCTGAACGACATGGAGGAGATGTCGGGCGGTCCGCAGGGCGCGAACTGGTGGGACAAGGTGCCGTCGAAATTTGCCGGATGGGGCGCGAACCAGTGGCGCGCGGCGGGCTTCCGGGCCGTGCCCGGCGCCATCGTGCGCCGCAGCGCGTTCATCGACAAGGGCGCGGTGCTGATGCCGTCCTTCGTCAATCTGGGCGCGCATGTCGGCGCCGGAACGATGGTCGATACCTGGGCCACGGTGGGGTCCTGCGCCCAGATCGGCCGGAACGTGCATCTGTCCGGGGGCGTCGGCATCGGCGGCGTGCTGGAACCGTTGCAGGCCGGCCCGACGATCATCGAGGACGAATGCTTCATCGGTGCCCGGTCCGAGGTGGTCGAGGGGTGCATCGTCCGCGAAGGTTCGGTCCTGGGGATGGGCGTGTTCATCGGCCAGTCGACCAGGATCGTGGACCGGGAGACGGGGCAGGTCATGTATGGCGAGGTTCCGGCAGGCTCGGTCGTCGTGGCCGGGTCGATGCCGTCGAAGAA is part of the Paracoccus stylophorae genome and encodes:
- a CDS encoding LOG family protein; translation: MNDKDDRAHPFPHSDEAVARAGLTPETAQTRSPAYRLAFTDRDFLLREELRPLRLQLELLKPQMVMDERGIESTVVMFGGARIPAPQNTDLARTQTLAELSKYYEQARLFAREMTRRSLETYGRDFVICTGGGPGVMEAGNMGADEAGGASIGLGIVLPHEQAPNAYVTPDLCFNFHYFAIRKMHFLMRARAITVFPGGFGTLDELFETLTLVQTKRMKPIPILLFGAEFWNRILNWDALADAGTISAADLDLFHYVETAEEAVAIIDAWKEPC
- the rlmN gene encoding 23S rRNA (adenine(2503)-C(2))-methyltransferase RlmN; translated protein: MSAPITQDVLTIPRKLPQGGRVNLVGLTREELREALIAAGTPERQARMRVGQIWQWIYHWGVRDFAAMTNLAKDYRNLLAQSFEIAVPEVVTRQVSTDGTRKYLLRIAGGHEVEAVYIPEEGRGTLCVSSQVGCTLTCSFCHTGTQKLVRNLTPAEIVGQLMVARDDLDEWPQPGAPKNETRLVSNMVLMGMGEPLYNFEGVRNAMKVVMDGEGLSLSRRRITLSTSGVVPEISRTAEEIGCLLAVSFHATTDEVRDRLVPINKRWNIATLLDALRDYPRLSNSERITFEYVMLDGVNDSDDDARRLVKLIAGIPAKINLIPFNEWPGAPYKRSSWQRIEAFADIVYKAGYASPIRTPRGEDIMAACGQLKSATERGRKSKAQIAAEAAG
- the dapD gene encoding 2,3,4,5-tetrahydropyridine-2,6-dicarboxylate N-succinyltransferase, which gives rise to MTTSLEHAIETAWDNRADISSATQGEVREAVDEALNRLDSGQLRVAERRDGDWHVNQWAKKAVLLSFRLNDMEEMSGGPQGANWWDKVPSKFAGWGANQWRAAGFRAVPGAIVRRSAFIDKGAVLMPSFVNLGAHVGAGTMVDTWATVGSCAQIGRNVHLSGGVGIGGVLEPLQAGPTIIEDECFIGARSEVVEGCIVREGSVLGMGVFIGQSTRIVDRETGQVMYGEVPAGSVVVAGSMPSKNGVNLYCAVIVKRVDARTRAKTSVNELLRD